The Echinicola rosea genome has a segment encoding these proteins:
- a CDS encoding ribbon-helix-helix domain-containing protein → MSRQSISFTKPNDEWLKAQVDSKEYSSKSELVNDLIRQARKQQVQIDWIRAKLEKAESSGFTIDSKESILAQSKSLLGG, encoded by the coding sequence ATGTCAAGACAAAGTATATCATTTACAAAACCGAATGACGAGTGGCTAAAGGCCCAAGTGGACAGTAAGGAATATTCAAGCAAAAGTGAATTGGTCAACGACTTGATCAGACAAGCCCGAAAACAACAAGTTCAAATTGATTGGATTCGAGCTAAATTGGAAAAAGCTGAAAGTAGTGGATTTACGATAGATAGTAAAGAAAGTATTTTAGCTCAATCAAAGTCTTTGTTAGGTGGCTAA
- a CDS encoding ATP-dependent nuclease: protein MINKIKLKSGSSQGQPNLEVDLTPITVFVGPNNSGKSRILIEIEKFSRKTSGQPNDLILDSLTFTPLSKNEIESELNKITQTPTQNESISEGQIIIGKLSSQKNQAERVKVLKDEVIRVAQTPSNNHWYSKFIDLYTLRLDGTNRLNLLNEQTAGDLQSTPTNHLSHLFLDNDLRKELRRIIYEAFGKYYVIDPTNIGQLRVRLSDTAPNSERQEKGWENEAIEFHKKATLINEASDGVKAFSGILTTLLAGDPKITLIDEPEAFLHPALSNKLGKEIGKSLRNSNKRLLVATHSASFLMGCIQSGSPLNIVRLTYKNGIPTSRILPKEKILHLMRHPLLRSTGVLNGLFYESVIVTEADSDRAFYQEINERLLSAGDERAISNCLFINAQNKQTVWEIVKPLRELGIPAVGVVDIDVLKEGGQVFTKLLDGSFIPQLNHQPFHSQRKSLYDTFNNTGVNWKIKGGIDLLNGEDKEACSNFLNQLVEYGVFVIQKGELESWLKHLNANGHGSNWLIDIFSKMGDNPEEPNYIKPAGGDVWDFIGEVKNWIENSNKKGIPK, encoded by the coding sequence ATGATAAATAAAATAAAACTAAAGTCCGGGTCATCTCAAGGACAACCAAATCTTGAAGTTGACTTAACACCAATAACTGTCTTTGTTGGACCAAACAACTCTGGAAAAAGTAGAATTCTTATTGAAATTGAAAAGTTCTCAAGGAAAACATCAGGACAACCAAATGATTTAATTTTGGACAGTTTGACATTTACACCTCTTTCAAAAAATGAAATTGAATCAGAGTTAAACAAAATCACGCAAACTCCTACACAAAATGAATCTATTAGTGAAGGTCAAATAATTATTGGGAAATTAAGTTCTCAAAAGAATCAAGCAGAAAGAGTTAAAGTATTAAAAGATGAAGTTATAAGAGTAGCACAAACCCCATCTAATAATCATTGGTACTCCAAATTTATCGACTTGTACACTTTACGGTTAGATGGAACTAATAGGTTAAATTTATTAAATGAGCAAACTGCTGGTGACCTTCAATCAACGCCAACAAATCATCTATCTCACCTTTTTTTAGATAATGATTTAAGAAAAGAATTAAGACGAATTATTTATGAGGCATTTGGCAAATATTATGTTATTGACCCAACTAATATAGGTCAATTGAGAGTTCGTCTTTCAGATACTGCACCCAATAGTGAAAGACAAGAAAAAGGATGGGAAAATGAAGCTATTGAATTTCATAAAAAAGCAACACTTATAAACGAAGCAAGTGACGGAGTAAAAGCCTTTTCGGGAATACTAACAACATTACTTGCTGGCGACCCTAAGATTACATTAATTGATGAACCAGAAGCATTTCTTCATCCTGCATTATCTAACAAACTAGGAAAAGAGATAGGGAAATCATTAAGAAATTCTAATAAAAGACTTCTTGTTGCAACTCATAGTGCTTCTTTTTTAATGGGATGCATTCAATCGGGTTCTCCCCTAAACATTGTAAGGTTGACTTATAAAAATGGCATTCCAACATCCCGAATTCTACCAAAAGAGAAAATTTTACATTTAATGAGACATCCCCTTTTACGCTCAACGGGAGTCTTAAATGGTCTGTTTTACGAATCTGTTATTGTAACTGAAGCTGACTCTGACAGAGCATTTTATCAAGAAATTAATGAAAGATTATTATCAGCGGGTGATGAGAGAGCCATAAGTAATTGTCTGTTTATAAATGCTCAAAATAAACAAACGGTTTGGGAAATTGTAAAACCATTAAGAGAACTTGGAATTCCAGCAGTTGGAGTTGTTGACATTGACGTTTTAAAAGAAGGCGGTCAGGTATTTACAAAATTATTAGATGGCTCATTTATTCCTCAATTGAATCATCAACCTTTTCATAGTCAAAGAAAGAGTTTATACGATACATTTAATAACACGGGTGTAAATTGGAAAATCAAAGGAGGTATAGATTTATTAAATGGTGAAGATAAAGAAGCTTGTTCAAATTTTCTAAATCAGTTGGTCGAATATGGTGTTTTTGTAATACAAAAAGGAGAATTAGAAAGTTGGTTAAAACATCTAAACGCTAATGGCCACGGTTCAAACTGGCTTATTGATATATTTTCAAAAATGGGTGATAATCCAGAAGAGCCAAACTACATAAAGCCGGCAGGTGGAGATGTTTGGGATTTTATTGGAGAGGTTAAGAATTGGATTGAAAACTCAAATAAAAAGGGAATACCAAAATAA
- a CDS encoding zeta toxin family protein, translating to MKKLYVIAGCNGAGKTTASYTILPEILDCKEFVNADEIARGLSPFQPEKAGIEAGRLMLKRIKNLLEAGESFAFETTLSTRSYVKFIEKAKGVGYQVTCLFFWLNSEELAISRVETRVKEGGHFIPEEVIRRRYTSGLNNFFNLFLPKVDNWLFVNNSGDNYEIIAEGALGEETINNSERWNELKGKYYGQ from the coding sequence ATGAAAAAATTATACGTTATAGCAGGATGTAATGGGGCTGGAAAAACAACAGCATCATATACCATTTTACCGGAAATACTGGATTGCAAAGAGTTTGTGAATGCGGATGAAATTGCAAGAGGGCTGTCCCCATTCCAACCGGAAAAAGCAGGAATTGAAGCTGGCAGATTAATGTTAAAAAGGATAAAGAATTTGTTAGAGGCAGGCGAAAGTTTTGCATTTGAAACTACACTTTCAACCAGGAGCTACGTTAAATTTATTGAAAAAGCTAAGGGGGTGGGATATCAAGTCACTTGCTTGTTTTTTTGGCTTAATTCTGAGGAATTGGCAATTTCCAGAGTTGAGACAAGGGTGAAAGAAGGTGGCCATTTTATTCCTGAGGAAGTTATCAGAAGAAGATATACTAGTGGGTTGAACAATTTTTTCAACCTTTTTCTCCCTAAGGTAGACAACTGGCTGTTTGTAAATAATTCGGGTGATAATTATGAAATTATTGCAGAAGGTGCTTTAGGGGAAGAAACCATCAATAATTCAGAAAGATGGAATGAACTAAAAGGAAAATATTATGGACAATAA
- a CDS encoding S1 family peptidase produces the protein MEDASLITTPIKLLKGNELVSQGTGFYVYHECDSKQIIFLVTNYHVLTGSAPLEKKAPIGDNISFNIHISKDNPEKVKEFRFPLYTSENKPVWLVNEDNKEADLAIIPMPTQVYQEAEIVNCINEKWAKNKLKVRTTTRTSVVGYPYGYYDKKNSLPIWKTGSIASEPDVDFDGKKLIVLDISAFPGMSGAPVFARAQGMYETIDGGMQGGVINKFIGVYASMQMLTKNKFLEQLVNQTPVGIKDQESLQLGHVWKASLIFDVLNKFDIEDYTDNILKQLK, from the coding sequence ATGGAAGATGCATCATTAATAACAACTCCTATTAAACTATTAAAAGGGAATGAATTAGTTTCACAAGGAACAGGATTTTATGTTTATCATGAGTGCGACTCAAAACAAATCATTTTTTTAGTTACAAACTATCATGTATTAACTGGTTCAGCACCTCTTGAAAAAAAGGCTCCAATTGGAGACAATATTTCATTCAACATTCATATATCCAAAGACAATCCTGAAAAAGTTAAAGAATTCCGTTTTCCATTATATACATCTGAAAATAAGCCAGTATGGTTGGTAAATGAAGATAACAAAGAAGCAGACCTTGCCATAATCCCAATGCCTACTCAAGTTTACCAAGAAGCGGAAATAGTGAACTGCATAAATGAAAAGTGGGCGAAAAACAAATTAAAAGTAAGAACAACGACAAGAACATCTGTGGTTGGATACCCTTATGGGTATTACGATAAAAAGAACTCTTTGCCCATTTGGAAAACTGGAAGCATTGCAAGTGAACCTGACGTAGATTTTGATGGAAAAAAACTTATTGTACTTGACATCTCTGCTTTTCCTGGAATGTCTGGAGCTCCAGTTTTTGCTAGAGCTCAAGGAATGTATGAAACCATTGATGGTGGAATGCAAGGTGGTGTTATAAATAAATTTATTGGTGTGTACGCAAGTATGCAAATGCTTACAAAAAATAAGTTTCTTGAACAACTCGTAAATCAAACACCAGTTGGAATAAAAGACCAAGAATCTCTTCAATTAGGACATGTATGGAAAGCTTCGTTGATATTTGATGTTCTAAACAAATTCGATATTGAGGATTATACCGATAATATTTTGAAACAATTAAAATAA
- a CDS encoding alpha-L-fucosidase: MKRIWTLICLMVAVYSLRAQEYEANWESLDQRPVPAWFEDAKFGIFIHWGPYSVPAWSPKGTYTEWYQYWLQSKKLFGNGDFEGDEVYRYHVKTYGADFPYYNFGEMFTADLFDPEEWAELFEKAGAKYIVLTSKHHDGFTLWPNEQANDRGFAWNSMEVGAKRDLVGELTEAVRKTPVKMGVYYSLYEWYHPWWQNDKTRFVEEHYLPQIKDLVQRYQPDILWTDGEWEMEGEQWKSEEFLAWLYNESAAKDDILVNDRWGKGLRQQHGGYYTTEYEAGKTFDKPWEECRGMGFSFGYNQNEDAQDYNSAQALILMLVDIVSNGGNLLLDIGPDARGSIPPIMQERLLAIGQWLQVNGEAIYGTRKWTQAAQWSDGDRKIDHEKGYLGGDYILKQTVDPAPGKAVKELFFTQKEGDVYAISPIYPAEDLLIKDIQASEETEVTLLGQDAPLDFEQRGNDLLVKVPRLASNQLPCAYAWSFRITNVE; the protein is encoded by the coding sequence ATGAAAAGAATATGGACCCTCATTTGCCTGATGGTGGCGGTATATAGCCTTCGGGCGCAGGAATATGAAGCCAATTGGGAATCGCTGGACCAGCGACCAGTGCCCGCTTGGTTTGAAGATGCCAAATTCGGAATCTTTATCCATTGGGGACCATATTCAGTTCCCGCTTGGTCACCAAAAGGTACTTATACCGAATGGTACCAGTATTGGCTGCAGAGTAAAAAGCTATTTGGCAATGGGGATTTTGAAGGGGATGAGGTGTACCGATACCATGTGAAGACCTATGGAGCCGATTTCCCATATTACAATTTTGGGGAAATGTTTACCGCGGACCTTTTTGATCCAGAAGAATGGGCGGAGCTTTTCGAAAAGGCAGGTGCCAAGTATATCGTCTTGACCTCAAAACACCACGATGGATTTACCCTCTGGCCAAATGAACAGGCCAATGACCGGGGATTTGCCTGGAACAGCATGGAAGTAGGAGCCAAGCGTGACCTGGTCGGGGAGCTGACCGAGGCCGTGCGCAAAACCCCCGTAAAAATGGGCGTGTACTATTCCCTATACGAGTGGTATCACCCTTGGTGGCAAAACGATAAAACACGTTTTGTGGAGGAACATTATTTGCCCCAGATCAAAGACTTGGTCCAACGCTATCAGCCCGACATCCTCTGGACAGATGGCGAGTGGGAAATGGAGGGTGAGCAATGGAAAAGCGAGGAATTTCTGGCCTGGCTCTACAACGAATCCGCTGCCAAGGACGATATCCTCGTCAACGACCGATGGGGCAAAGGCCTACGCCAACAGCATGGTGGCTATTATACCACCGAATATGAGGCAGGAAAGACCTTTGACAAGCCTTGGGAAGAATGCCGCGGCATGGGCTTTTCCTTTGGCTATAACCAAAATGAGGATGCACAGGACTATAACAGTGCCCAAGCACTGATCCTGATGCTGGTGGACATCGTCAGCAACGGCGGTAACCTGCTGCTGGACATCGGTCCTGACGCACGGGGAAGCATCCCGCCCATCATGCAGGAAAGGTTGCTGGCGATCGGGCAGTGGCTGCAGGTAAACGGAGAAGCCATCTACGGCACCAGAAAGTGGACACAAGCTGCCCAGTGGTCAGATGGCGACCGCAAGATCGACCACGAAAAAGGCTACCTTGGTGGAGACTATATCCTCAAACAGACCGTCGATCCCGCACCGGGTAAGGCCGTCAAAGAGCTGTTTTTTACCCAAAAGGAGGGAGATGTATATGCCATCAGTCCCATTTACCCCGCCGAGGACCTGCTGATCAAAGATATCCAAGCTTCCGAAGAGACCGAAGTAACCTTGCTTGGACAAGATGCCCCGCTTGATTTTGAGCAAAGGGGAAATGACCTCTTGGTAAAAGTACCCCGCCTCGCCTCCAACCAATTGCCCTGCGCGTACGCCTGGAGTTTCCGGATTACCAATGTGGAGTAA